A stretch of the Taeniopygia guttata chromosome 3, bTaeGut7.mat, whole genome shotgun sequence genome encodes the following:
- the LOC140683603 gene encoding gallinacin-12-like: MLLRDWNRIHSCLLPPSSQMPSSMPAAHRGVCEISLPALRFSSRAKGMGILVLVFIFISLTQHGDAHGPDSCNHGGGLCRMGSCVSGEYVAQYCFEPIILCCKNPTPATTES, from the exons ATGTTACTCCGGGACTGGAATAGAATTCACTCCTGCCTACTCCCCCCCTCTTCCCAGATGCCATCCAGCatgccagcagcacacagaggcGTCTGTGAAATCTCACTCCCAGCCCTGAGattttccagcagagccaaAGGAATGGGGATCCTTGTGCTTGTTTTCATATTCATCTCCCTGACCCAGCACG GAGATGCTCATGGACCAGACAGCTGTAACCACGGAGGGGGCTTGTGCCGGATGGGAAGCTGTGTTTCTGGTGAATACGTGGCTCAGTACTGCTTTGAACCCATCATTCTCTGCTGCAAAAATCCGACACCTGCCACCACAGAGAGCTGA
- the LOC100226218 gene encoding gallinacin-11, translating to MKLLSCLMALLLFLHQAVPGPGLPRDTLRCLEYHGYCFHLKSCPEPFAAFGTCYRRRRTCCLDTTSNFHICQDEGGHCVPPEVRCLQEQEGLCPRRGWKCCTEV from the exons ATGAAGCTCTTATCCTGCCTCATGgctctcctgcttttcctccacCAGGCTGTTCCAG GTCCCGGCTTGCCCAGGGACACCTTGCGTTGTTTGGAATACCACGGCTACTGCTTCCACCTGAAATCCTGCCCAGAGCCGTTCGCTGCCTTTGGAACCTGCTATCGGCGCCGGAGGACCTGCTGCCTTG ACACAACATCCAACTTCCACATCTGCCAAGATGAGGGGGGCCATTGTGTGCCCCCAGAAGTCAGATGTCTGCAAGAGCAAGAGGGACTCTGCCCTCGCAGAGGATGGAAGTGCTGCACAGAAGTGTGA